The Stappia sp. genome window below encodes:
- a CDS encoding branched-chain amino acid ABC transporter permease produces the protein MLSEIAIIVVRGVAIGALFSIIAMSFNIVHNATRILNFAQGNIFILGGFAAYLLANNASFPMWLAMLAVTSVVIAVFVAMQGWLTLLPLRGNTTEQDSWMISTVSVSVIIAAILMLIYGPFAYSVGGVTPAFEIFGVKTPGAFLLAIAVMIGWYLLLSWFLRHSFTGLAISALSQDFDAARAAGLNVRRLQLLAFGISGMIAGSAGFMVAPIISVSPDAGLRYVLNGFIAAVVGGIGNNTGALIGGPLVGVMAMLMAYKVGGAYQDLASLIVLVVILMFWPQGLFGRATARRV, from the coding sequence ATGCTCAGTGAGATCGCCATCATCGTGGTGCGAGGCGTGGCCATCGGCGCGCTGTTCTCGATCATCGCGATGAGCTTCAACATCGTTCACAACGCCACGCGCATCCTGAATTTCGCGCAAGGCAACATCTTCATCCTCGGGGGGTTCGCGGCCTATCTCCTGGCCAACAACGCAAGCTTTCCGATGTGGCTCGCGATGCTCGCGGTCACCAGCGTGGTGATCGCCGTTTTCGTGGCGATGCAGGGCTGGCTGACGCTGCTGCCGCTGCGCGGCAACACCACCGAGCAGGACAGCTGGATGATCTCGACCGTCTCGGTCTCGGTGATCATCGCGGCGATCCTGATGCTGATCTACGGGCCGTTCGCCTATTCCGTCGGCGGCGTAACGCCCGCGTTCGAGATCTTCGGCGTCAAGACGCCCGGCGCCTTTCTGCTGGCGATCGCCGTGATGATCGGCTGGTATCTCCTGCTGTCCTGGTTCCTGCGCCATTCCTTCACCGGACTGGCGATCAGCGCCCTGTCGCAGGACTTCGACGCCGCCCGCGCGGCCGGGCTCAACGTGCGTCGACTGCAACTCCTCGCCTTCGGCATCAGCGGCATGATCGCCGGCTCCGCCGGCTTCATGGTGGCGCCGATCATCTCCGTCAGCCCGGACGCCGGGCTGCGCTATGTGCTGAACGGCTTCATCGCCGCGGTCGTCGGCGGGATCGGCAACAACACCGGCGCCCTGATCGGCGGCCCGCTCGTCGGCGTGATGGCGATGCTGATGGCGTACAAGGTCGGCGGCGCCTATCAGGACCTCGCCTCGCTCATCGTGCTCGTCGTGATCCTGATGTTCTGGCCGCAGGGCCTGTTTGGACGCGCGACCGCGCGCAGGGTGTAG
- a CDS encoding ABC transporter ATP-binding protein, which translates to MLDVRNLVAGYGDIPVLRGISLRAEPGEILLIGGENGAGKSTLLRAIAGFIKPSQGSVELDGKPITGMAPETAARAGLRLVLDGHRVFPELTVYDNLRMGVAARPDDRANLAHSLEEIYEVFPILKERSRALARDLSGGQQQILALGQAFVARPRVLLCDEPSLGVAQALLPPILAFLRRWAQSGTAVVIVDQHVKISLPYADRAMIVQRGEVLLECPAGELDRKLSSMHAARQSAHAGR; encoded by the coding sequence ATGCTTGACGTTCGCAACCTGGTCGCCGGCTACGGGGACATTCCGGTGCTGCGCGGCATCTCGCTCCGGGCCGAGCCCGGCGAGATCCTCTTGATCGGCGGCGAGAACGGAGCCGGGAAATCCACGCTGCTGCGCGCGATCGCCGGTTTCATCAAACCCTCGCAAGGCAGCGTGGAGCTGGACGGAAAGCCGATCACCGGCATGGCGCCGGAAACCGCGGCGCGCGCGGGCTTGCGGCTGGTTCTGGACGGGCACCGCGTCTTTCCCGAACTCACCGTCTACGACAACCTGCGCATGGGGGTGGCCGCCCGTCCCGACGACCGGGCCAATCTGGCGCACTCGCTGGAAGAGATCTACGAGGTCTTCCCGATCCTCAAGGAGCGCTCCCGGGCGCTGGCGCGCGATCTGTCCGGCGGCCAGCAGCAGATCCTGGCGCTCGGGCAGGCCTTCGTCGCCCGGCCGCGCGTGCTGTTGTGCGACGAGCCGTCGCTCGGGGTGGCGCAGGCGCTGTTGCCGCCGATCCTGGCGTTCCTGCGGCGCTGGGCGCAGAGCGGAACGGCGGTCGTCATCGTCGACCAGCACGTGAAGATCAGCCTTCCCTACGCGGACCGCGCGATGATCGTCCAGCGCGGCGAGGTTCTGCTGGAGTGCCCCGCCGGCGAGCTGGACCGCAAGCTTTCGAGCATGCATGCGGCGCGCCAGAGCGCCCATGCCGGACGCTGA
- a CDS encoding LuxR C-terminal-related transcriptional regulator yields the protein MFDTGRHTAEIADLIESIYDTLTGGGTLRQCLMLVRDATGAMEVTLEIETRGASVRHRRLTSSAAEVRDETARDAGQRQELFATTGARITADCGDPQEDHYRLHLTPSHDGQPFSPDVQPLAEDLLRHMRRAHRLAARIDRSEQERNVYSGTLDRLAVGAIFLDAQGRVIHTTRVARDLIDSQDGLRLSRGTLAAADALDNRALQAAIRSRLAPAEAAPRPHPQTLVVSRPSGARELGLIVHSLSSAPEAPGGFAAVVMIRDPDQGGEPERAILRNLFAMTAAEAEVACSLTSGLSLDETAQSLNISRNTARTHLRSIFSKSGISRQTELMRLMLSSAAMLGMTPIASPDD from the coding sequence ATGTTCGACACGGGACGGCACACCGCCGAAATTGCGGATCTCATCGAAAGCATCTACGACACGCTCACCGGCGGCGGCACGCTGCGCCAGTGCCTGATGCTGGTGCGCGACGCCACCGGCGCGATGGAGGTGACGCTCGAGATCGAGACCCGGGGCGCCAGCGTTCGCCACCGTCGCCTGACCTCGAGCGCGGCGGAAGTCCGCGACGAGACGGCGCGCGACGCGGGCCAGCGCCAGGAGCTGTTCGCCACCACCGGCGCCCGGATCACCGCCGACTGCGGAGATCCGCAGGAGGACCACTACCGTCTGCATCTGACGCCGAGCCACGACGGTCAGCCGTTTTCGCCGGACGTTCAGCCGCTCGCCGAGGATCTCCTGCGGCACATGCGCCGCGCGCACCGGCTGGCCGCCCGCATCGACCGGTCCGAGCAGGAGCGCAACGTCTATTCCGGCACGCTCGACCGCCTGGCCGTCGGCGCCATCTTCCTCGATGCTCAAGGCCGGGTCATTCACACCACGCGGGTGGCGCGCGACCTGATCGACAGTCAGGACGGATTGCGGCTGTCGCGCGGCACCCTCGCGGCGGCCGACGCGCTCGACAACCGCGCCCTGCAGGCCGCCATTCGCAGCCGGCTCGCGCCCGCCGAGGCCGCGCCCCGGCCGCATCCGCAAACGCTGGTCGTGTCGCGCCCGTCGGGCGCGCGCGAGCTCGGGCTCATCGTGCACAGCCTGAGCAGTGCGCCCGAAGCGCCGGGCGGCTTCGCCGCCGTGGTGATGATCCGCGATCCGGACCAGGGCGGCGAACCGGAGCGCGCGATCCTGCGCAATCTTTTCGCGATGACGGCGGCGGAAGCGGAAGTCGCCTGCAGCCTGACCTCGGGCCTGTCGCTGGACGAAACGGCGCAATCCCTCAACATCAGCCGCAACACGGCCCGCACGCATCTGCGCTCGATCTTCTCCAAGAGCGGCATCAGCCGGCAGACGGAGTTGATGCGCCTGATGCTGAGCAGCGCGGCCATGCTCGGCATGACGCCGATCGCCAGCCCGGACGACTAG
- a CDS encoding TetR/AcrR family transcriptional regulator, translated as MGNGGDGAGERGEARQPKAERRDTNPRKELVREQLLDIAARMFDEKGYDRCSMAAIASEVGLGRSAIYHYFGSKDEILAALIDTEALEPLSRLRELADDTTHSPAERLRVAIVDGVVRRLSSGARFVRLARLEAQIPDHLLADYNSSRRAIYDYYVDCIEQGIAAGEFRQVDTHIAAFAVIGMANWTSRWYRPDGRLSAQEIGEAMADLALAGLLSNDQNTRRLEEARARVRALSDDVAVLRQLLG; from the coding sequence ATGGGGAACGGGGGCGATGGCGCCGGCGAGCGCGGCGAGGCGCGTCAGCCGAAGGCGGAGCGGCGCGACACCAATCCGCGCAAGGAACTGGTGCGCGAACAGCTTCTCGACATCGCCGCGCGCATGTTCGACGAGAAGGGCTACGATCGCTGCAGCATGGCGGCCATCGCCAGCGAGGTCGGTCTCGGCCGCTCCGCGATCTACCATTATTTCGGATCGAAGGACGAGATCCTGGCGGCGCTGATCGACACGGAGGCGCTGGAACCCTTGAGCCGGTTGCGGGAACTGGCCGACGACACGACGCACAGCCCGGCCGAACGGCTGCGGGTGGCCATCGTCGACGGGGTGGTGCGGCGGCTGTCCAGCGGTGCGCGCTTCGTGCGCCTGGCGCGGCTGGAGGCGCAGATCCCCGACCATCTGCTCGCCGACTACAACAGCTCGCGCCGGGCGATCTACGATTACTATGTCGATTGCATCGAGCAGGGCATCGCCGCCGGCGAATTCCGTCAGGTGGACACCCATATCGCCGCCTTCGCGGTGATCGGCATGGCCAACTGGACGTCGCGCTGGTATCGGCCCGACGGCCGCCTGAGCGCCCAGGAGATCGGCGAGGCGATGGCGGATCTCGCTCTGGCGGGCCTGTTGTCCAACGACCAGAACACGCGTCGGCTGGAAGAGGCGCGCGCCCGGGTGCGTGCGTTGAGCGACGATGTCGCCGTCCTGAGGCAGCTTCTGGGATAG
- a CDS encoding enoyl-CoA hydratase, giving the protein MPDRDSPPPQYETDQPVLYRVEGAVAWITMNRPAYNNAQNAQMTYALDDAFRRAVDDDAVRVIVLGGEGKHFSAGHDIGTPGRDVERSFDRRLLLPDHVGRSGAEFLYTREHEVYLGMCRRWRDCPKPTIAMVQGACVAGGLMLAWVCDLIVASQDAFFQDPVVRMGIPGVEYFAHAFELPPRVAKEFLLLGERMSAARAESFGMVNRVVAREALRDEVDGLAAKLAERPPLGTWLIKQAVNHVEDLRGKRTGMDAVYHMHHFAHAQNELATGHRLAGLDGTAMAAANKAENGG; this is encoded by the coding sequence ATGCCGGATCGCGACAGCCCGCCGCCGCAGTATGAAACCGACCAGCCGGTCCTCTACCGGGTCGAGGGCGCGGTCGCCTGGATCACCATGAACAGGCCCGCCTACAACAATGCCCAGAACGCACAGATGACCTATGCGCTCGACGACGCCTTCAGGCGGGCGGTCGACGACGACGCGGTGCGGGTGATCGTGCTGGGCGGCGAGGGCAAGCATTTTTCCGCCGGACACGACATCGGCACGCCGGGCCGCGACGTCGAGCGCAGCTTCGACCGGCGGCTCTTGCTGCCCGATCATGTCGGGCGGTCGGGCGCGGAGTTCCTCTATACGCGCGAACACGAGGTGTATCTCGGCATGTGCCGGCGGTGGCGCGACTGTCCGAAGCCGACCATCGCCATGGTGCAGGGCGCCTGCGTCGCCGGCGGACTGATGCTCGCCTGGGTGTGCGATCTGATCGTGGCGTCGCAGGACGCCTTCTTCCAGGATCCGGTGGTGCGGATGGGCATTCCCGGCGTGGAGTATTTCGCGCATGCGTTCGAGCTGCCGCCGCGCGTCGCCAAGGAATTCCTGCTGCTCGGCGAGCGGATGAGTGCCGCGCGGGCGGAAAGCTTCGGGATGGTCAACCGGGTGGTGGCGCGCGAGGCGCTGCGGGACGAGGTGGACGGGCTCGCCGCGAAGCTCGCCGAGCGACCGCCGCTCGGCACCTGGCTGATCAAGCAGGCCGTGAACCATGTCGAGGATCTGCGCGGCAAGCGCACCGGCATGGATGCGGTCTACCACATGCATCACTTCGCCCATGCCCAGAACGAACTGGCGACCGGACACAGGCTGGCCGGGCTCGACGGCACCGCCATGGCGGCGGCGAACAAGGCGGAAAACGGAGGCTGA
- a CDS encoding RNA polymerase sigma factor: MSVSVRPSGAARTAHLRLIENRSLYVRYLRWRLSRPEDVEDAYQDFCLKVLRHHDAPDDGAQAEAWLQCVLRSTLIDHYRRRASRRRGEEAYAREPRADRDEPEAEAVPLCRCVPLALQRLRDDHADLIRRIDLEEEPRAGVAAEQGVTLNHLGVRLHRARRALKARIAEICATCGDGRFVECDC; this comes from the coding sequence ATGTCTGTATCCGTCCGCCCCTCCGGCGCGGCAAGAACGGCGCATCTGCGCCTGATCGAGAACCGAAGCCTCTACGTCCGATACCTGCGCTGGCGCCTGAGTCGGCCGGAAGACGTGGAGGACGCCTATCAGGATTTTTGTCTGAAGGTGCTGCGGCACCACGATGCGCCGGACGACGGCGCCCAGGCCGAGGCCTGGCTGCAGTGCGTTCTGCGCTCCACGCTGATCGATCACTACCGCCGGCGGGCGAGCCGGCGGCGCGGCGAGGAGGCCTATGCGCGCGAACCGCGCGCGGACCGGGACGAGCCCGAGGCGGAGGCCGTCCCGCTGTGCCGGTGCGTGCCTCTGGCGCTTCAGCGGCTCAGGGACGATCACGCCGATCTCATCCGCCGCATCGATCTGGAGGAGGAGCCCCGCGCCGGGGTCGCCGCCGAGCAGGGCGTGACCCTCAACCATCTGGGAGTCCGTCTGCACAGGGCGCGCCGTGCCCTGAAGGCGCGCATCGCCGAGATCTGCGCGACCTGCGGCGACGGTCGCTTCGTGGAGTGCGATTGCTGA
- a CDS encoding acyl-CoA dehydrogenase, translating to MNFAFSEEQTMMADVVRDALLRECGSAALRSRIGAVCSFDQDRWRKLLALGVAGVLVREEAGGLGLGGPDFVQIAEACGYACLPEPLVDHAGVVLPLLSACEGTAAGEALARGLEDGAFLALAHPQTPWVVAANAAQAVVLPGPDGLRLVPGADTVRVQQPGIDPLRQLFTVSAPPEAGVRIAGPQASRTLLARAAERGAVFTAAELVGLAQASVDLAVAYAKERHQFGRPIGANQAIKHHLASAQVKIAFARPVVHAAAALVPPEPGAPPEDMEARARISHALLAAGEAAELATRTALQVHGAMGYSWEVDVHLYLKRALSLTGRWGGPEYHRQRVAERVLSAPLGPDRLFPQPVRETDTTPMKRTA from the coding sequence ATGAACTTCGCCTTCAGCGAGGAACAGACGATGATGGCCGACGTGGTGCGCGACGCGCTGCTGCGCGAATGCGGATCGGCGGCGCTTCGCAGCCGGATCGGCGCCGTCTGCAGTTTCGATCAGGATCGTTGGCGCAAGCTTCTCGCGCTTGGCGTGGCCGGCGTGCTGGTTCGCGAAGAGGCCGGCGGCCTGGGGCTTGGCGGCCCGGATTTCGTCCAGATCGCGGAGGCCTGCGGCTACGCCTGCCTGCCCGAGCCGCTCGTCGACCACGCCGGCGTCGTGCTGCCGCTCCTGAGTGCGTGCGAGGGCACGGCCGCCGGCGAGGCGCTGGCGCGCGGCCTGGAGGACGGCGCGTTCCTCGCGCTGGCGCATCCGCAGACGCCCTGGGTGGTCGCGGCCAATGCGGCGCAGGCGGTGGTCCTGCCGGGGCCCGACGGCCTGCGTCTGGTGCCGGGCGCGGACACCGTCCGGGTTCAGCAACCCGGCATCGACCCCTTGCGCCAGCTCTTCACGGTGAGCGCGCCGCCAGAGGCCGGCGTGCGGATCGCCGGGCCGCAGGCGAGCCGCACGCTGCTGGCCCGGGCCGCCGAACGCGGCGCGGTGTTCACGGCGGCAGAGCTCGTCGGCCTCGCCCAGGCGAGCGTCGACCTTGCCGTCGCCTATGCGAAGGAACGACACCAGTTCGGCCGGCCGATCGGGGCCAATCAGGCGATCAAGCACCATCTCGCGAGCGCGCAGGTGAAGATCGCCTTCGCTCGCCCGGTGGTGCATGCGGCCGCCGCGCTCGTTCCCCCGGAACCGGGCGCCCCGCCGGAGGACATGGAAGCGCGGGCGCGCATCTCCCATGCGCTGCTGGCGGCGGGCGAGGCGGCCGAACTGGCCACCCGCACCGCGCTGCAGGTGCATGGGGCGATGGGCTATTCGTGGGAGGTCGACGTGCACCTCTATCTGAAGCGCGCGCTGTCGCTCACCGGGCGCTGGGGCGGGCCGGAGTATCACCGCCAGCGGGTTGCCGAACGGGTGCTCTCCGCCCCGCTCGGGCCCGACCGGCTGTTCCCGCAGCCGGTCCGGGAGACGGACACGACGCCAATGAAAAGGACGGCATGA
- a CDS encoding acyl-CoA dehydrogenase family protein, whose translation MDLRYTDDQLAFRAEVREWMAANVPDEPLPSFDGTRAGFEAHREWEARLNAGRWGMVTWPEAYGGRGLDLIRWLIFEEEYYAAGAPQRVNQNGIFLLGPTLIDYGTQAQKARFLPPMANGEEIWAQAWSEPQAGSDLAAVRAKAVRDGDSYLLSGHKIWSSRAVMADWAFGLFRTDPASERHKGLSLILFPLDAEGVRRQAIAQINGETGFAELFLDEVRVPVENRVGAEGEGWRICMATAGFERGLMLRSPARFQMTARRLVELYEANRETCGPAQRDAVAQAWMAAEAYALSVYATASRLIAGGGIGAEASLNKIFWSEMDIAMHETALAILGARAELLPTAPAAGDVGRWLDGYLFSLAGPIYAGTNDIQRNIIAERLLGLPRA comes from the coding sequence GTGGACCTGCGCTATACGGACGATCAACTGGCCTTTCGCGCGGAGGTGCGGGAGTGGATGGCGGCCAACGTGCCGGACGAACCGCTCCCCTCCTTCGACGGCACGCGGGCGGGCTTCGAGGCGCACAGGGAGTGGGAGGCCCGGCTCAACGCCGGCCGCTGGGGCATGGTCACCTGGCCGGAGGCCTATGGCGGCCGCGGGCTGGACCTGATCCGCTGGCTGATCTTCGAGGAGGAATATTACGCCGCCGGCGCGCCGCAGCGGGTCAACCAGAACGGCATCTTCCTGCTCGGCCCCACCTTGATCGACTATGGCACGCAGGCGCAGAAGGCGCGCTTCCTGCCGCCGATGGCCAATGGCGAGGAAATCTGGGCGCAGGCCTGGTCCGAGCCGCAGGCCGGCTCCGATCTCGCCGCGGTGCGGGCGAAAGCGGTGCGCGACGGCGACAGCTATCTGCTGTCCGGACACAAGATCTGGTCGTCGCGGGCGGTGATGGCCGACTGGGCCTTCGGCCTGTTCCGCACCGACCCCGCCAGCGAACGGCACAAGGGCCTGTCGCTGATCCTCTTCCCGCTCGACGCGGAGGGTGTCCGCCGTCAGGCGATTGCCCAGATCAACGGCGAGACCGGCTTCGCCGAACTCTTTCTCGACGAGGTGCGGGTTCCGGTGGAGAACCGGGTGGGGGCGGAAGGCGAGGGCTGGCGGATCTGCATGGCCACCGCCGGCTTCGAACGCGGATTGATGCTGAGAAGCCCGGCCCGCTTCCAGATGACGGCGCGGCGGCTGGTGGAGCTCTACGAGGCCAACCGCGAGACCTGCGGCCCGGCCCAGCGGGACGCGGTCGCGCAGGCCTGGATGGCCGCCGAGGCCTATGCGCTTTCGGTCTACGCCACCGCGTCGCGGCTGATCGCCGGCGGCGGCATCGGCGCCGAGGCCAGCCTGAACAAGATCTTCTGGTCGGAGATGGACATCGCGATGCACGAGACCGCGCTGGCGATCCTGGGCGCGCGGGCGGAGCTGTTGCCCACCGCGCCGGCGGCCGGCGACGTCGGGCGCTGGCTCGACGGCTACCTCTTTTCGCTGGCCGGGCCGATCTACGCCGGCACCAATGACATTCAGCGCAACATCATCGCCGAACGGCTGCTTGGGTTGCCGCGCGCATAG
- a CDS encoding ATP-binding cassette domain-containing protein, protein MASQNDSLAEAAGPQVSLPTARGRFRSDGLQLRLGILLILLTGIGPSLLGNSYWEHTFQLVNILIAVAVLQNFLFVDAGQKSFGQGAILGLGAYGLAIASGIHGAPLALGVVAAVGAAMLGGLLFALPALRVQGFHLGFATLSAAIVFPQLLIQFDGVTRGINGISLYIPALTKPLVFGLSGLTLLVTAVPIAALLLHYSIRSARLGRRMRLAAESAEAARALGVRPGAMRALAFMIVSAGTGLCGALYVPTVGFISPQAFIIELSFTLFFVVVVGGRGQLLGPIVGIWVIYIVPNVLLVQLVEYRLLIYGFLTLAVVIAFPDGLVGTVEMWRRKRFQRGGGEQGFRLAPFSETLETVAPRPAPADAPPILEVRGAVKRFGQVVALDRVDLEVRPGEVHGLVGANGSGKTSLLNIVSGFSRLDDGSYSFRGRDVTRLNATGVARMGLGRTFQTPRIFTDVSVWANMQLGLDARATPLDPQMARLAERFREAYGEDNPALLAHGQRRLLEVIRVVFADPALVLFDEPAAGLAPAERAEFSRLLRQLSTRLGMAVILVEHDLDLVWDIADRITVLETGRVVASGPPQALAKDPAVQHLFVGGSHA, encoded by the coding sequence ATGGCAAGCCAGAACGACAGTCTCGCCGAGGCCGCCGGGCCGCAGGTGTCCCTGCCCACCGCACGCGGGCGCTTCCGCTCCGACGGGCTTCAGCTTCGCCTCGGCATCCTGCTGATCCTGCTGACCGGGATCGGGCCGAGCCTTCTGGGCAATTCCTACTGGGAGCACACGTTTCAGCTGGTGAACATCCTGATCGCGGTCGCCGTGCTGCAGAACTTCCTGTTCGTCGACGCCGGGCAGAAGAGTTTCGGCCAGGGCGCGATCCTCGGTCTCGGCGCCTATGGGCTGGCGATCGCCAGCGGCATTCACGGGGCGCCGCTGGCGCTTGGCGTTGTGGCGGCGGTCGGCGCCGCCATGCTGGGCGGGCTGCTGTTCGCCTTGCCCGCGCTCAGGGTCCAGGGCTTCCACCTCGGTTTCGCGACCCTGAGCGCGGCAATCGTCTTTCCCCAGCTCCTGATCCAGTTCGACGGCGTCACCCGGGGCATCAACGGCATCAGCCTCTACATTCCGGCCCTGACGAAACCCCTGGTGTTCGGTCTGAGCGGGCTGACGCTGCTGGTGACGGCGGTGCCGATCGCCGCGCTTCTGCTGCACTACAGCATCCGCAGCGCGCGGCTGGGGCGGCGCATGCGTCTGGCGGCGGAAAGCGCAGAGGCGGCGCGTGCGCTCGGGGTGCGCCCCGGCGCCATGCGGGCGCTCGCCTTCATGATCGTCTCGGCCGGCACCGGCCTGTGCGGGGCGCTTTATGTGCCCACCGTCGGCTTCATCAGCCCGCAAGCCTTCATCATCGAACTGTCCTTCACCCTGTTCTTCGTGGTGGTCGTCGGAGGGCGCGGGCAACTGCTCGGACCGATCGTCGGCATCTGGGTGATCTACATCGTGCCCAATGTGCTGCTGGTGCAGCTCGTCGAATACCGGCTGCTGATCTACGGGTTCCTGACGCTGGCGGTGGTGATCGCCTTTCCCGACGGCCTCGTGGGCACCGTCGAGATGTGGCGCCGCAAGCGCTTCCAGCGCGGCGGCGGCGAGCAGGGCTTCCGCCTCGCGCCCTTCTCCGAAACCCTGGAGACGGTCGCGCCGCGCCCGGCCCCGGCGGACGCGCCTCCCATTCTCGAGGTCCGGGGCGCGGTCAAGCGCTTCGGGCAGGTCGTGGCGCTCGACAGGGTCGATCTGGAGGTGCGCCCCGGCGAGGTGCATGGCCTGGTCGGGGCCAACGGCTCCGGCAAGACCAGTCTTTTGAACATCGTTTCCGGGTTCAGCCGGCTGGATGACGGGAGCTACAGCTTTCGTGGTCGCGACGTGACCCGGCTGAATGCCACCGGCGTCGCCCGGATGGGGCTCGGTCGAACCTTCCAGACCCCGCGCATCTTCACCGACGTGTCGGTATGGGCCAACATGCAGCTTGGCCTCGATGCCCGGGCGACGCCGCTCGACCCGCAGATGGCCCGGCTCGCCGAGCGCTTTCGCGAGGCCTATGGCGAGGACAATCCGGCCCTGCTGGCGCATGGCCAGCGGCGTCTTCTGGAAGTGATCCGGGTGGTCTTCGCCGATCCGGCGCTGGTGTTGTTCGACGAACCGGCGGCGGGGCTCGCGCCCGCCGAGCGGGCCGAGTTCTCCCGCCTGCTGCGCCAGCTCAGCACGCGGCTCGGCATGGCGGTGATCCTGGTGGAGCACGATCTCGACCTGGTCTGGGACATCGCCGACCGCATCACCGTTCTGGAGACGGGCCGGGTCGTGGCTTCCGGGCCGCCGCAGGCGCTCGCCAAGGACCCGGCGGTTCAGCATCTCTTCGTCGGAGGCAGCCATGCTTGA
- a CDS encoding acetyl-CoA C-acyltransferase: MREAVIVSVARTPIAKAYKGAFNDTEAPALSGHAARAALERAGVEGGEVDDVVMGCSAQQGTQGYNIGRLTAAAAGLPDTVPGMTVDRMCSSGLMALAIGGRQIVLDGMETVLAGGVESISLTQNAHKNTHRNRSRAVTARWPHMYMPMIETAELVAARHGVDRDAQDAFALQSQQRTAAAQAAGRFDAELAPLPTRKLVKDRETGETRHEDVRLERDEGARADTTLERLTGLAPVYSNGELVEEGRFVTAGNSSQLSDGAAALVLMEGRRAERLGLAPLGALRGIAVAGCAPEEMGIGPVLAVPKLMDRHGLTVDDIDLWELNEAFASQAVHCRDRLGLDPEKLNVNGGAIAVGHPFGMTGARLSGHLLIEGRRRGARRGVVTMCIGGGMGAAGLFEIFC; encoded by the coding sequence ATGCGCGAAGCAGTCATCGTCTCGGTGGCGAGAACGCCGATCGCGAAAGCCTACAAGGGAGCCTTCAACGACACGGAGGCGCCGGCGCTGTCGGGCCACGCCGCGCGCGCCGCGCTGGAGCGCGCGGGTGTCGAAGGCGGCGAGGTCGACGACGTCGTCATGGGATGCTCGGCGCAACAGGGCACGCAGGGCTACAACATCGGGCGTCTGACCGCCGCCGCCGCCGGCCTTCCGGACACCGTGCCGGGAATGACGGTCGACCGCATGTGCTCGTCCGGACTGATGGCGCTGGCCATCGGGGGGCGGCAAATCGTGCTCGACGGGATGGAGACGGTGCTCGCCGGCGGGGTGGAATCGATCAGCCTCACCCAGAATGCCCACAAGAACACCCATCGCAACCGCTCCCGGGCGGTGACCGCGCGGTGGCCGCATATGTACATGCCCATGATCGAGACGGCCGAACTCGTCGCCGCCCGTCATGGCGTCGACCGCGACGCGCAGGATGCCTTCGCGCTGCAGAGCCAGCAGCGCACGGCCGCCGCGCAGGCCGCCGGCCGCTTCGACGCGGAACTCGCCCCCCTGCCGACGCGCAAGCTCGTGAAGGATCGCGAGACCGGCGAGACGCGTCATGAGGACGTGCGTCTGGAGCGGGACGAGGGCGCGCGGGCGGACACGACGCTGGAGCGCCTGACCGGTCTGGCGCCGGTCTATTCCAACGGCGAACTGGTCGAGGAGGGGCGTTTCGTGACGGCGGGCAACTCCTCCCAGCTGTCCGACGGCGCGGCGGCGCTGGTTCTGATGGAGGGGCGGCGGGCGGAGCGCCTGGGGCTTGCGCCGCTCGGCGCCCTGCGCGGGATCGCCGTGGCGGGCTGCGCGCCGGAGGAGATGGGCATCGGTCCCGTTCTCGCCGTGCCGAAGCTTATGGACCGGCATGGCCTGACGGTGGACGACATCGATCTGTGGGAACTGAACGAGGCCTTCGCCAGCCAGGCGGTCCATTGCCGCGACCGCCTCGGTCTCGATCCGGAGAAGCTCAATGTGAACGGCGGCGCGATTGCGGTCGGCCACCCCTTCGGCATGACCGGCGCGCGTCTGTCGGGACATCTTCTGATCGAGGGGCGCCGGCGGGGGGCGCGGCGCGGCGTGGTGACCATGTGCATCGGCGGCGGCATGGGGGCGGCCGGCCTGTTCGAGATTTTTTGCTGA